The following nucleotide sequence is from Ignavibacteriales bacterium.
AATCGGCAAAAATGCCAGGATGTTCTTCACGGCGGAAGATTGGGACAAGATAACGACGAAAACTGCGATGCGCATAAAAGGAGTTGCTGACCGTTACGAAACACAGATGATTCATCGAACCGGAGAAAAGATCTGGACGAGCGTAAGCGGTTCACCGTTAATCGATGTTGATAATAATATTATTGGCTCAGTCGCGATCGTCGCCGATATCGCGGAGCAAAAAAGGGCGCAAAAACTTAACGAGGCATTATTTAAAATATCCACAGCAGCCGAACAGGTCGCCGATTTACCGGGTTTATTCAAATCTGTTCATCATGTTATAAGCGATGTAATGCCAGCGAATAATTTTTACATTTCTCTGTACGATGACAAAACTGATTTGATAAGTTTTCCATATTTCGTGGACGAAGTAGATACTCCCGAATTACCCCGCAAACGGGGAAGAGGACTGACAGAGTACGTTTTACGCACCGGTAAATCGCTTTTGTGCGATGAGATTATGACTGAGAAACTGGACAGAGATGGTGAAGCCATCCTTATAGGTGTGCCGGCACCGATATGGCTGGGTGTTCCGCTTATAGTCGAAGGAAAAACCATTGGTGTTATGGTTGTTCAACATTACTCAGACGCAAAAGCATACGGTGAACAGGAATTAAGGATGCTGGAGTATGTATCCGATCAGGTAGGAAGAGTGATTGCTCATAAACAATCAGAATTAGAATTGACAGAAAGTGAACGGCGATTTAGAAATCTATATGATAATGTACCGGTTGGAATTTACAGAACCACTCCCGATGGTAAAATACTCGGAGCAAATCGCGCGCTGATAGCTATGATGGGATGTTCATCGTTCAAAGAGCTGACATCAATAGAAATGGATAAGATAGGGTACGAAGATCCCAAGAGACGTGAAATATTCAAAGAGATCATTGAAGATAAGGGATTAATACAAAAATTTGAATCAATATGGAGACGTCCTGATGGTTCTACCATAAATGTAAGTGAAAATGCAATAGCTATCAAAGCGGAAGATGGAAAAATAATTTATTACGAAGGAATGGTAGAAGATATAACTGAACGAAAATCAGTTGAGAAAGAGCGTGAGCGCCTTATCACAGAACTTCAGCAGGCAATGAAAGAAGTGCAAGCTCTCAGTGGTTTGTTACCGATTTGTGCCTCATGTAAAAAAATCAGAGATGATTCCGGTTACTGGAATCAATTGGAATCATTCATCGAGCATCGGGCAACAGTCCAATTCAGCCATGGTATTTGTCCTGACTGTATGCAAAAACTTTACCCGCAATATTACGATCGAATTCATCCGTCACAGCCAAAAACTAAAGACTCGGATGAAGTAAAAAAAGAACAATGATTATCCTTTAAAAAGCTGTAAAGAGAATAGATCGTTAACTCCGATCGGTTCAACTGAGAAAAACGGCTCTCCATACTTAACCCCGATTTGCTGACCGTAATATTTCATCCGTGTTTCCATAAAATCGAGAAATGATTTCTGACTGAGAAATGTTTCAGGATCACTTGAGTTTGGATTGTAGAATTGGGATTTATGAGCTTTCACCGCGTTGACCCTGATATCGTAAACATCGGTGATATCTATGATGAATGAAGGTGTAAATTCATACTTTTGTTGATAATGAAAATATTTATGTGGTCGCCAGGCAGGTAGTTTCTTTCCGTAAGTTTTAACATCAATCTTCCTTAAACCGGAATAGAACTGGGCTTCGCGGCAGAGATAATGAGCGTGCACATGATCTGGATGCCGTTCTTGCCAATGCGGAATCAGTATAATCTCTGGCTGGTACTTGCGGTAGATTTCAATTACCTTCAATCTGTTTTTCTTATTCACTTCAACATCACCGTCGGGAATGTGAAGATTTTCACGTACTTTCACACCTAATATTTTCGCCGCTTCTTTAGCTTCTAAACTTCTAATTTTCTTATTTCCGCGCGTTCCAAGTTCGCCATCGGTTAAATCGATGATCCCAACTTTGTATCCAAGTTTAACGCATTTTGCAACAGTTCCTCCGCAAGCAAGTTCAACGTCATCCGGATGCGCGCCGATAGCGATTAAATCTAATTTCATCTTATCCTCATTTCAATTATTTTAAAAATTAAAAATTCATCTTAATCATATTTGAGCAATCAGAATTACCAAAATATTTAGAGATTCTTATTTAGGTATTAGTGTTTGCTCTTAAATATATTGAATGCTTAACTGGAAAACAATCTGTTTGTTTCTCAAATATCGTTTGAATATATTGCAAATATTCTATGTCAAACCAAAACACATTTACTGTTAGCGAACTGACCAAGCGTATCAAAGGTGTTTTAGAAACATCTTTCGGTAATGTTTCGGTTGAAGGTGAAATATCTAATTTCAAGAGACATTCATCCGGGCATCTTTATTTCACTTTGAAAGATGAAGGAGCTCAGATCTCGGCTGTAATGTGGCGAGGTAGAGCGGGGAATCTCTTCTTTACACCGCAAGATGGAATGAAGGTAATTGCCAACGGTAAGATTACTTTATACGAACCGCAAGGGAAGTATCAGATAGACGTTTTTCAATTGCAGCCGCGCGGTATTGGTGAACTGCAAATCGCATTCGAAAAGCTGAAGCAAAAACTTGCAGGTGAAGGTCTATTTGATTCGGAACATAAAAAACCTTTGCCTGAATATCCCGAACGAATCGGAATTATTACTTCACCGACCGGGGCAGCGCTACAGGATATGCTAAACATCCTCAATCGCCGGTTTCCATCGCTGGAAGTTATTCTAAATCCTGTAAAAGTTCAGGGTGAAGGCGCGTCTCATGAGATCGCATCCGCGATAAAAGATTTTAATAAATTCGGAGAGATAGATGTTTTAATTATTGGACGAGGAGGCGGATCCCTCGAAGATTTATGGGCTTTCAACGAAGAAATAGTTGCGAGAGCAATTTATAATTCTAAGGTACCGATCGTAAGCGCAGTGGGACATGAAATTGATTTCACAATTGCTGATTTTGTTGCCGATCTGAGAGCGCCAACTCCATCTGCAGCAGCAGAACTTGTTGTGAAGGATAAGCTTGATATTTTTGAAAATATACGTAACTTTTGCTATACTATGGAACAGGATTTGGAAAACACAATCAAATCCAGAAAAGAGAAAATCGTCTCACTGATTGCAAGTTATTCGTTCAACAGGCCAAAAGATTTAATCAAACAAAACGCTCAAAGAATAGACGAACTCGACAGGCAGCTTGATCAGACGATAAACTACAAAATAAATATACTCCATGAGCAAACCAGATCATTGGATAAGCGACTTAAATCGCTCAATCCTGATTCGGTTCTTGAAAGAGGTTATTCGATTATTTATCGTTCCAATGATATAATTAGTCGGGCGAAGAAACTTAAATCGGGCGATGATATCAGAGTAAAATTTCATGACGGCGAGAAATCGGCGGCCGTTTCTTAAATAGGTTCTGTATGAAAAAACATAAAGATATAAGCGGCACATTCGAATCGATGATGCATCGACTCGAAGAAATTGTTGAATCACTTGAAAGCGGAAGTGTCCCACTTGAGCAATCAATGAAACTATACGAGGAAGGTGTTAATTTATCAAAACAGTGTATCGATAAATTGCACGTATCTGAGATTAAATTGAAAAAGTTGAGTAAAGATATCGAAGGCAATTTTGAGTTGTTCGGTACAAATCAAGAATAATCAGTAAATTAATGTATAAATATCTCTCTGCAATAAACTCACCAGCTGACCTCAGAAAGATTCAGCAATCTGACCTGAAATTTGTTTGCCAGGAGTTAC
It contains:
- a CDS encoding PAS domain S-box protein, giving the protein MTKFNRTYVGTIKKIPIIASLFSILVGILVLIGWKFDITVLRSISQEYIAMKANAAVSFLFVGLAFLLVTTNLNKRYSAIRTIAATLSSVVLFISIATILEYISSIDFGIDQLLFTEGVDAKATLVPGRMPWTVALNFFSISLFILLINKNNFSKYIFQTLALIPGIISAIDLSGYIFKTEHIYGMVYNQMALHGSVTFIVLVIGLLSSRPDEGIVRIVVSKSLGGITLRRLLLGAMLIPATLGWLLLEAYYGKIIDFEEMVAIFGLAGTFILVYVIWANARLLDRIDREKSIAEEKRKQSEQRYKTLLAEMGEGLLQTDLNEQIEFVNMQFCNLLGYTQDELIGKNARMFFTAEDWDKITTKTAMRIKGVADRYETQMIHRTGEKIWTSVSGSPLIDVDNNIIGSVAIVADIAEQKRAQKLNEALFKISTAAEQVADLPGLFKSVHHVISDVMPANNFYISLYDDKTDLISFPYFVDEVDTPELPRKRGRGLTEYVLRTGKSLLCDEIMTEKLDRDGEAILIGVPAPIWLGVPLIVEGKTIGVMVVQHYSDAKAYGEQELRMLEYVSDQVGRVIAHKQSELELTESERRFRNLYDNVPVGIYRTTPDGKILGANRALIAMMGCSSFKELTSIEMDKIGYEDPKRREIFKEIIEDKGLIQKFESIWRRPDGSTINVSENAIAIKAEDGKIIYYEGMVEDITERKSVEKERERLITELQQAMKEVQALSGLLPICASCKKIRDDSGYWNQLESFIEHRATVQFSHGICPDCMQKLYPQYYDRIHPSQPKTKDSDEVKKEQ
- the bshB1 gene encoding bacillithiol biosynthesis deacetylase BshB1; protein product: MKLDLIAIGAHPDDVELACGGTVAKCVKLGYKVGIIDLTDGELGTRGNKKIRSLEAKEAAKILGVKVRENLHIPDGDVEVNKKNRLKVIEIYRKYQPEIILIPHWQERHPDHVHAHYLCREAQFYSGLRKIDVKTYGKKLPAWRPHKYFHYQQKYEFTPSFIIDITDVYDIRVNAVKAHKSQFYNPNSSDPETFLSQKSFLDFMETRMKYYGQQIGVKYGEPFFSVEPIGVNDLFSLQLFKG
- a CDS encoding exodeoxyribonuclease VII large subunit, producing MSNQNTFTVSELTKRIKGVLETSFGNVSVEGEISNFKRHSSGHLYFTLKDEGAQISAVMWRGRAGNLFFTPQDGMKVIANGKITLYEPQGKYQIDVFQLQPRGIGELQIAFEKLKQKLAGEGLFDSEHKKPLPEYPERIGIITSPTGAALQDMLNILNRRFPSLEVILNPVKVQGEGASHEIASAIKDFNKFGEIDVLIIGRGGGSLEDLWAFNEEIVARAIYNSKVPIVSAVGHEIDFTIADFVADLRAPTPSAAAELVVKDKLDIFENIRNFCYTMEQDLENTIKSRKEKIVSLIASYSFNRPKDLIKQNAQRIDELDRQLDQTINYKINILHEQTRSLDKRLKSLNPDSVLERGYSIIYRSNDIISRAKKLKSGDDIRVKFHDGEKSAAVS
- the xseB gene encoding exodeoxyribonuclease VII small subunit — translated: MKKHKDISGTFESMMHRLEEIVESLESGSVPLEQSMKLYEEGVNLSKQCIDKLHVSEIKLKKLSKDIEGNFELFGTNQE